A genomic stretch from Symbiobacterium terraclitae includes:
- a CDS encoding DegT/DnrJ/EryC1/StrS family aminotransferase, whose amino-acid sequence MRIPLARPDLGPQEEEAVIAVLRSGVLSMGPWIERFEAAVAARAGARHAVACSSGTAGLHLLLTACGIGPGDEVITPSFSFVASANAVVYTDARPVFADIDPVTLCMDPDHASTLIGPRTRAVLPVDVFGHPAPMPELRELADRHGLLLIEDACEALGSSLHGVPCGSPRWAHGALFAFYPNKQITTGEGGVVVTDDDRLAALCRSLRNQGRGEDGAWLTHVRLGYNYRMDEMSAAVGAVQMARLEELLAKRDRVAEAYRRRLAGIPGVAVPEAAPGAEVQWFVWVVRLDPAIDRDRVMQALLDRGIGCRPYFSPIHLQPFYMADFGCRPGDLPVTEAVARSVLALPFHAGLTEAEIDEVAEALAEAVARAGAVGSGR is encoded by the coding sequence ATGCGCATTCCACTGGCACGCCCCGACCTCGGCCCGCAGGAGGAGGAAGCCGTCATCGCTGTCCTGCGTTCCGGGGTGCTGTCCATGGGACCCTGGATCGAGCGGTTCGAAGCGGCGGTGGCGGCGCGGGCGGGCGCCCGGCACGCCGTCGCCTGCTCCAGCGGCACGGCCGGCCTGCACCTGCTGCTCACGGCCTGCGGGATCGGGCCCGGCGACGAGGTCATCACCCCCTCCTTCAGCTTCGTCGCCTCCGCCAACGCCGTCGTGTACACCGACGCCCGCCCGGTCTTCGCCGACATCGATCCGGTCACCCTCTGCATGGATCCGGACCACGCATCGACCCTCATCGGCCCGCGCACCCGGGCGGTCCTGCCCGTGGACGTGTTCGGCCACCCCGCCCCGATGCCGGAGCTCAGGGAGCTGGCCGACCGGCACGGCCTGCTCCTGATCGAGGACGCCTGCGAGGCGCTGGGCTCCTCCCTGCACGGCGTGCCCTGCGGGAGTCCCCGCTGGGCCCACGGCGCCCTCTTCGCCTTCTACCCCAACAAGCAGATCACCACCGGCGAGGGCGGCGTGGTGGTCACCGACGACGACCGCCTGGCCGCCCTCTGCCGCAGCCTGCGCAACCAGGGGCGTGGGGAGGACGGCGCATGGCTGACCCACGTCCGCCTGGGCTACAACTACCGCATGGACGAGATGAGCGCCGCCGTGGGGGCCGTGCAGATGGCGCGGCTGGAAGAGCTGCTGGCGAAGCGGGACCGGGTGGCCGAGGCCTACCGGCGCCGCCTGGCGGGGATTCCGGGGGTAGCGGTTCCCGAGGCGGCCCCCGGGGCGGAGGTGCAGTGGTTTGTCTGGGTGGTGCGCCTGGACCCTGCCATCGACCGCGATCGGGTGATGCAGGCCCTGCTGGACCGGGGCATCGGCTGCCGTCCCTACTTCAGCCCGATCCACCTGCAGCCGTTCTACATGGCGGACTTCGGCTGCCGGCCCGGCGACCTGCCCGTCACCGAGGCCGTCGCCCGGTCGGTCCTGGCCCTCCCCTTCCACGCGGGCCTGACGGAGGCGGAGATCGACGAGGTGGCCGAGGCGCTGGCGGAGGCTGTGGCACGCGCAGGCGCGGTGGGGAGCGGAAGGTGA
- a CDS encoding nucleotide sugar dehydrogenase — MALTTNLSAQLASRIESRVAHVAVVGAGYVGLGAAVQSARAGFSVTAIDLNPERVAKIEAGESYIGDIASLELQQLVSAGRLRATTDYAPLREADVVLICVPTPLTRNRVPDLTWLRSAIAQVAQHLHPGQLVALESTTYPGTTEEEVLPALSARGLKVGEDFFLVFSPERIDPGNGTFHAGNLVRVLGPVTEACREVGTAFYAAISAGVKVVSSPRTAELAKLFENLYRAVNIALVNEIAILCDRMHMDVWEVIDASASKPFGIQVFWPGPGVGGHCIPLDPAYLKWKAMEYDLPLRFVSLAEEINGYMPDFVVQKLTRLLNTRHLPLRGARVLVVGVAYKRDVADVREAPALRIIRLLLEAGAHVTYHDPLVPILSLDEPPTVMESAPLATERLQALDAALVVTDHTAVDYAWIVQHVPLLLDTRAVTARQGICAPHVYRL, encoded by the coding sequence ATGGCGTTGACGACCAACCTGTCGGCGCAACTCGCGTCGCGCATTGAGAGCCGGGTTGCCCACGTCGCCGTGGTGGGCGCCGGATATGTGGGACTGGGTGCGGCGGTCCAGTCCGCCCGCGCCGGATTCAGCGTGACGGCGATCGACCTGAACCCCGAGCGGGTGGCCAAGATCGAGGCGGGCGAGAGCTACATCGGCGACATCGCGAGCCTGGAGCTGCAGCAGCTGGTGAGCGCGGGCCGGCTGCGCGCCACCACCGACTACGCCCCCCTCCGGGAGGCCGACGTCGTCCTGATCTGCGTCCCCACTCCCCTCACCCGAAACCGGGTGCCCGACCTCACCTGGCTGCGCTCGGCCATCGCGCAGGTGGCCCAGCACCTGCATCCGGGCCAGCTCGTAGCCCTGGAGTCCACCACCTACCCCGGCACCACGGAGGAGGAGGTGCTGCCGGCGCTGAGCGCCCGGGGGCTGAAGGTGGGCGAGGACTTCTTCCTGGTTTTCAGCCCGGAGCGAATCGACCCCGGCAACGGGACGTTCCACGCGGGGAACCTCGTGCGCGTGCTGGGACCCGTCACCGAGGCCTGCCGGGAGGTGGGCACCGCCTTCTACGCCGCCATCTCGGCCGGCGTCAAGGTGGTCTCCTCCCCCCGGACGGCGGAGCTGGCCAAGCTCTTTGAGAACCTCTACCGGGCCGTGAACATCGCCCTGGTGAATGAGATTGCCATCCTGTGCGACCGGATGCACATGGACGTGTGGGAGGTCATCGACGCGTCGGCCAGCAAGCCCTTCGGCATCCAGGTCTTCTGGCCCGGGCCGGGGGTGGGCGGCCACTGCATCCCGTTGGATCCCGCGTACCTCAAGTGGAAGGCGATGGAGTACGACCTGCCGCTCCGCTTCGTCTCCCTGGCGGAGGAGATCAACGGCTACATGCCCGACTTCGTGGTGCAGAAGCTGACCCGGCTGCTCAACACGCGGCATCTGCCGCTCCGGGGGGCGCGCGTCCTGGTCGTGGGCGTGGCGTACAAGCGGGACGTGGCCGACGTGCGGGAAGCCCCGGCGCTGCGCATCATCCGCCTGCTGCTGGAGGCCGGTGCGCACGTGACCTACCACGACCCGCTGGTGCCGATCCTCTCGCTGGATGAGCCGCCGACGGTGATGGAGTCCGCCCCGCTGGCCACCGAGCGGCTGCAAGCCCTGGACGCGGCCCTCGTCGTCACCGACCACACGGCCGTGGACTACGCCTGGATCGTGCAGCATGTGCCGCTGCTGCTGGACACCCGGGCCGTCACCGCCCGGCAGGGGATCTGTGCCCCGCACGTCTACCGGCTGTGA
- a CDS encoding polysaccharide biosynthesis protein — protein sequence MGTIHRLGWLLTDAVLLTLAAWFSAALVAGEFPLAMGPKQIWPLVAAGVVCCGAGALLGVYRRLWQYAGLRDAQALLLACLAGGAALLAVPAPLPYTVRALFWLTATAGLCGLRLGVRVIYARAGARRPAGADDGRPTDARGARSARTRRILIIGAGDAGTEVLRELQRHPELGIAAVGFLDDDPAKHGREAYGVPVLGPAEAVGRAVRELGVSGVLIAIPSAPAEALRRIWSQASAQGVPVRILPRLGDLDRSQRLVEQIRSVQLTDLLGRPEVQIDQVAVSRYLTGRTVLVTGAGGSIGSELCRQVAAFGPSRLILFGHGEHSLHQIMLELQSHYPGLALTVAVGDVQDQAAVERVFRRHRPAVVFHAAAHKHVPLMEQNPSEAVKNNVLGTYHVALAAQRHGASHFVLISTDKAVRPTSVMGATKRAAEAITAALAACGPCRMVAVRFGNVLGSRGSVVPVFQQQIAAGGPITVTHPEVTRYFMTIPEAARLVLQAGAMGRSGERFVLDMGEPVRIVDLARTLARIIAPEREIPIIFTGLRAGEKLHEELFDADEVVTPTAHPRIRRAAAELPAGFDLAKALADLMLQADRGEVSVESILAALGEGTRGDDGLHGVDDQPVGATRVAH from the coding sequence ATGGGTACGATCCACCGGTTGGGCTGGCTGCTCACCGACGCCGTGCTCCTCACCCTTGCGGCCTGGTTCAGCGCCGCGCTGGTCGCCGGGGAGTTCCCGCTTGCGATGGGCCCGAAGCAGATCTGGCCCCTCGTGGCTGCAGGGGTCGTCTGCTGCGGCGCCGGGGCCCTGCTGGGCGTCTACCGGCGCCTGTGGCAGTACGCCGGCCTGCGGGATGCGCAGGCGCTGCTCCTGGCCTGCCTGGCGGGCGGGGCCGCGCTGCTGGCCGTGCCGGCACCCCTGCCCTACACCGTGCGGGCGCTCTTCTGGCTGACCGCCACCGCCGGCCTCTGCGGGCTGCGCCTGGGGGTGCGGGTGATCTACGCCCGCGCCGGTGCCCGGCGACCGGCCGGCGCCGACGACGGACGGCCCACCGACGCCAGGGGAGCGCGGTCCGCCCGGACCCGGCGTATCCTCATCATCGGCGCGGGGGACGCGGGCACCGAGGTGCTCCGGGAGCTGCAGCGCCACCCCGAGCTGGGCATCGCCGCGGTGGGCTTCCTCGACGACGACCCGGCCAAGCACGGCCGGGAGGCGTACGGCGTGCCCGTGCTGGGGCCCGCGGAGGCGGTGGGGCGCGCGGTGCGGGAGCTGGGCGTGAGCGGGGTGCTGATCGCCATCCCCAGCGCGCCGGCCGAGGCGCTCCGGCGCATCTGGTCACAGGCGTCGGCCCAGGGCGTGCCCGTGCGCATCCTCCCCCGGCTGGGCGACCTGGACCGGAGCCAGCGGCTGGTGGAGCAGATCCGCAGCGTGCAGCTGACCGACCTGCTGGGCCGGCCCGAGGTGCAGATCGACCAGGTGGCGGTGAGCCGGTATCTCACCGGCCGCACCGTTCTGGTGACCGGGGCCGGCGGCTCCATCGGCAGCGAGCTCTGCCGCCAGGTGGCCGCGTTTGGCCCGTCCCGCCTGATCCTCTTCGGCCACGGCGAGCACAGCCTGCACCAGATCATGCTGGAGCTGCAGAGCCACTACCCCGGGCTGGCGTTGACGGTGGCGGTGGGCGACGTGCAGGACCAGGCCGCGGTGGAGCGGGTCTTCCGCAGGCACCGCCCAGCGGTGGTCTTCCACGCCGCCGCCCACAAGCACGTGCCGCTGATGGAGCAGAACCCGTCCGAGGCCGTGAAGAACAACGTGCTGGGCACCTACCACGTCGCGCTGGCCGCACAGCGCCACGGCGCCAGCCACTTCGTCCTCATCTCCACCGACAAGGCGGTGCGCCCGACCAGCGTCATGGGCGCCACCAAGCGCGCGGCGGAGGCCATCACGGCCGCGCTGGCCGCCTGCGGACCCTGCCGCATGGTCGCCGTGCGCTTCGGCAACGTGCTGGGCAGCCGCGGCAGCGTGGTGCCCGTCTTCCAGCAGCAGATCGCAGCCGGCGGCCCCATCACGGTCACCCATCCCGAGGTCACGCGCTACTTCATGACGATCCCCGAAGCGGCACGCCTTGTGCTGCAGGCCGGAGCGATGGGCCGTTCCGGCGAGCGGTTCGTGCTGGACATGGGCGAGCCGGTGCGGATCGTGGACCTGGCCAGAACGCTGGCGCGTATCATCGCCCCCGAACGGGAGATCCCCATCATCTTCACAGGACTCAGGGCGGGGGAGAAGCTCCACGAGGAGCTGTTCGATGCAGACGAGGTCGTCACACCGACGGCCCACCCCCGCATCCGCCGGGCCGCAGCGGAACTGCCCGCCGGGTTCGATCTGGCGAAGGCCCTGGCCGACCTGATGCTGCAGGCGGACCGGGGCGAGGTATCGGTTGAGTCCATCCTCGCCGCGTTGGGCGAGGGTACGAGAGGAGATGATGGGCTCCATGGCGTTGACGACCAACCTGTCGGCGCAACTCGCGTCGCGCATTGA
- a CDS encoding GNAT family N-acetyltransferase — translation MSTSRPVEWLGLDEAERWDRIVQAIPGWDVYWLSGYARVWEANGDGQPVLAALERGDARAAAVYLVRPIPGEPGLWDIATPYGYGGPLFTPGAAGLACELLDQVGRCAAAHGGVSEFIRFHPLAANHAGLNAPGLSVAQVSETVYLDLQRQPHFAHDFRPEVRNRIRRAARAGVAVRLTPGPEDVDVFLPLYTETMTRVGARPYYFFPAETFRLLCTGLSRHLLLAEAVHAGRTIAAALFLYNDRFLHYHLGGSATDALHLAPNNLLFAEAAEWGRRRGIRFLHLGGGVRPGDSLMRFKSGFSPLRAPFFVGRRILDPDRYAALAAARAEQVRPTRPAPDFFPAYRAPAVPVPAESAAVR, via the coding sequence ATGTCGACCAGCAGACCGGTTGAGTGGCTCGGGCTGGACGAGGCCGAGCGCTGGGACCGCATCGTGCAGGCGATTCCGGGGTGGGACGTCTACTGGCTCTCCGGCTACGCCCGGGTCTGGGAGGCCAACGGCGACGGGCAACCCGTGCTGGCCGCGCTGGAGCGGGGGGACGCACGGGCGGCGGCCGTCTACCTCGTCCGCCCGATCCCCGGCGAACCAGGCCTCTGGGACATCGCCACCCCTTACGGCTACGGCGGGCCGCTCTTCACCCCGGGCGCCGCCGGCCTGGCCTGCGAGCTGCTGGATCAGGTGGGCCGCTGCGCCGCGGCGCACGGCGGGGTGTCGGAGTTCATCCGCTTCCACCCCCTGGCGGCCAACCACGCGGGGCTGAACGCGCCGGGCCTCTCCGTCGCGCAGGTCTCGGAGACGGTCTACCTCGACCTGCAGCGGCAGCCCCACTTCGCACACGACTTCCGGCCCGAGGTGCGCAACCGCATCCGCCGGGCGGCGCGGGCGGGGGTGGCGGTCCGGCTCACCCCGGGACCGGAGGACGTGGACGTCTTCCTCCCCCTCTACACCGAGACGATGACCCGGGTGGGGGCCCGTCCGTACTACTTCTTCCCGGCCGAGACCTTCCGGCTGCTCTGCACCGGGCTGAGCCGGCACCTGCTGCTGGCCGAGGCCGTCCATGCGGGACGCACCATCGCCGCGGCGCTCTTCCTTTACAATGACCGCTTCCTGCACTACCACTTGGGCGGGTCGGCCACCGACGCCCTGCACCTCGCCCCGAACAACCTGCTCTTTGCCGAGGCAGCCGAGTGGGGCCGGCGGCGCGGCATCCGGTTCCTGCACCTGGGCGGGGGCGTGCGGCCCGGCGACTCCCTGATGCGCTTCAAGTCCGGCTTCTCGCCGCTCCGGGCCCCGTTCTTCGTCGGCCGCCGGATCCTGGATCCCGACCGCTACGCCGCCCTGGCCGCGGCCCGCGCGGAACAGGTCCGGCCCACCCGGCCGGCCCCGGACTTCTTCCCCGCCTACAGGGCGCCTGCGGTTCCGGTCCCCGCCGAATCCGCTGCTGTGAGGTAA
- a CDS encoding sugar transferase, whose translation MGLRVKRCFDLIGSAALLLCLFPLMLLIALLIRCTSPGPVLYVQERVGLHGRRFRMLKFRTMTVGADRITTALHESDPHITPVGRVLRRLSLDELPQLWNVLRGDMSLIGPRPMLPETAEGLRPHQQRRHHVRPGLTGLAQVRGRNALSWSERVALDLEYVDRWSLWLDLRILWQTLGTVLSGRGLYGPDGWNRGQLDVDQQTG comes from the coding sequence ATGGGACTCCGCGTGAAACGCTGTTTCGACCTGATCGGCTCAGCTGCGCTTCTCCTCTGCCTCTTTCCGTTAATGCTGCTGATCGCGCTGCTGATCCGATGTACCTCTCCGGGTCCGGTGCTCTACGTGCAGGAGCGGGTGGGCCTCCACGGCCGGCGCTTCCGCATGTTGAAGTTCCGCACGATGACGGTAGGCGCCGACCGGATCACCACCGCCCTGCACGAGTCGGACCCGCACATCACCCCCGTGGGACGCGTGCTGCGGCGCCTGAGCCTGGATGAGCTGCCGCAGCTGTGGAACGTCCTGCGCGGGGACATGAGCCTGATCGGACCGCGGCCCATGCTGCCCGAGACGGCCGAGGGGCTCCGGCCGCACCAGCAGCGCCGCCACCACGTGCGCCCGGGCCTGACCGGCCTCGCCCAGGTGCGGGGGCGCAACGCCCTCTCCTGGTCGGAGCGGGTCGCGCTCGACCTGGAGTACGTGGACCGGTGGTCGCTCTGGCTCGATCTCCGGATCCTCTGGCAGACGCTGGGCACCGTCCTCAGCGGGCGGGGCCTGTACGGACCCGACGGCTGGAACAGGGGGCAACTGGATGTCGACCAGCAGACCGGTTGA
- a CDS encoding LCP family protein yields MKRIRWWVAAAASLLLLLGYVSWQFGLFAQPHRAAPLVMPEPSARAETPDGAAAPPGHQAYEGGAAGPGKGLAGTPGPGEGGEPADPEDGRTGPNGRLNILLLGLDAREPGEPSRSDMLLLLSLDLVRRQGSLLSIPRDSRVEIPGRGLDKINHAHAFGGVDLALQTVANAFQVPIHHWVRIDMTGVVALIDRLGPVIIDVPYSLTLDDGTLIGPGPVEMDGQLALNYLRERYSDPKGDVGRTERAGAFLMEVGRALAANVGPADIPRLYALLREHADTDIELQDGLWQRALRIPPDQVQRGTVRGRGVMIDGIYYYEVDWAETERVLQELGIH; encoded by the coding sequence ATGAAGCGAATCAGGTGGTGGGTAGCCGCAGCCGCCTCCCTGCTCCTGCTGCTCGGGTACGTCAGCTGGCAGTTCGGCCTCTTCGCCCAGCCGCACCGGGCAGCGCCGCTGGTGATGCCGGAGCCGTCGGCCCGGGCTGAGACGCCCGACGGGGCCGCTGCACCGCCCGGGCATCAGGCGTACGAGGGCGGCGCAGCCGGCCCTGGCAAGGGGCTGGCGGGCACGCCCGGGCCGGGCGAGGGCGGCGAGCCCGCCGACCCCGAGGATGGCCGGACAGGACCGAACGGCCGCCTCAACATCCTCCTGCTGGGCTTGGACGCCCGTGAGCCCGGCGAGCCGTCCCGCTCCGACATGCTGCTGCTGCTGTCGCTGGACCTGGTCAGGCGGCAGGGCTCGCTGCTCTCCATCCCCCGCGACAGCCGCGTGGAGATCCCCGGCCGGGGGCTGGACAAGATCAACCACGCCCACGCCTTCGGCGGCGTCGACCTCGCCCTGCAGACCGTCGCCAACGCCTTCCAGGTGCCGATCCACCACTGGGTGCGGATCGACATGACCGGGGTCGTCGCCCTGATCGACCGGCTGGGCCCGGTGATCATCGACGTGCCGTACAGCCTGACGCTGGACGACGGCACCCTGATCGGCCCCGGCCCCGTGGAGATGGACGGCCAGCTGGCCCTGAACTACCTGCGGGAGCGGTACAGCGATCCGAAGGGGGACGTGGGGCGCACCGAGCGGGCCGGTGCCTTCCTGATGGAGGTGGGGCGTGCGCTGGCCGCCAACGTGGGCCCTGCCGACATCCCCCGCCTCTACGCGCTCCTGCGGGAGCACGCCGACACCGACATCGAGCTGCAGGACGGCCTGTGGCAGCGGGCGCTGCGGATCCCCCCGGACCAGGTGCAGCGCGGGACCGTCCGGGGCCGGGGCGTCATGATCGACGGGATCTACTACTACGAGGTGGACTGGGCCGAGACCGAACGGGTGCTGCAGGAACTGGGGATTCACTGA
- a CDS encoding IS1096 element passenger TnpR family protein, translating to MAVRGWFTVRVDLVSGAGLRFAPQPGRIFLVGPTHTFLDLATAIDLGFARWDLSHLHEFRFADGRCFGIPDDENPLAVRDYQTVRVGAEVRRGERFAYIFDFGANWHHQCSVLSSNLDPLEVLGTVPSQPTPIWGWGWIPDQYARRSYEQEA from the coding sequence TTGGCGGTACGAGGGTGGTTCACCGTTCGGGTCGATCTGGTTTCGGGCGCAGGCCTGCGCTTTGCCCCCCAGCCGGGCCGCATCTTCCTGGTGGGGCCAACCCATACGTTCCTCGACCTGGCTACCGCCATCGATCTCGGCTTTGCCCGGTGGGACCTGAGCCACCTGCACGAGTTCCGCTTCGCCGACGGGCGCTGCTTCGGCATCCCGGACGACGAGAACCCGCTGGCGGTGCGGGACTACCAGACCGTGCGGGTGGGGGCAGAGGTGAGGCGAGGGGAGCGGTTCGCCTACATCTTCGACTTCGGGGCCAACTGGCACCACCAGTGCAGCGTGCTCTCCTCCAACCTCGACCCGCTGGAGGTTTTGGGGACCGTGCCGAGCCAGCCCACGCCGATCTGGGGCTGGGGCTGGATTCCCGACCAGTACGCCCGGCGAAGCTACGAGCAGGAGGCCTAG